A single window of Nicotiana sylvestris chromosome 5, ASM39365v2, whole genome shotgun sequence DNA harbors:
- the LOC138868760 gene encoding uncharacterized protein, whose translation MIPSLPAPAVSVTSSTVFTSSTSPPSTTRPPIVHHTEASSSSRSATMRRVTIEVPADSSLLRKSGQADVWLEPLIGPIEKAKLESHSSPTLMNDIVHATLEANLIGTEMMSRIPLLEKVTRDSQLEAINWKEQFESAQIDMEDLQEGKSTLEQQMRALTSELAVAKVSSSQAEKDKERLESSFSEQQSKASEENRELKALLSQKEVYAGDLVQSLTQAQEELRVSADKVRASESSHASLQASYNSALAEYEELKNEIAVWEKDYETLEEKSAIEISWAFLNSRRDTLIEASQENFNLESELAKINETIEKAQQTQDFPSPVVEAPVNVEADMGIPTLSSPIFPVAASQVETTSVDAPAQIEPTAIDAPGLVSQTS comes from the exons ATGATTCCTTCCTTACCAGCCCCAGCTGTTTCTGTTACTTCTTCTACTGTTTTCacttcctctacctctcctccTTCAACAACTCGCCCTCCTATCGTTCACCATACGGAAGCGagctcttcaagtagaagtgccACTATGAGGAGGGTAACCATTGAAGTTCCTGCTGATAGCAGCCTTTTGAGGAAGTCAGGTCAGGCAGACGTATGGCTGGAACCTTTAATCGGtccaattgaaaaagcaaagctggaAAGCCATAGTTCCCCGActctaatgaatgatatcgtgcatgccactTTGGAG gccaatcttatcggcacagaAATGATGAGCAGAATCCCTCTCTTGGAGAAGGTAACACGTGATTCCCAATTGGAGGCGatcaattggaaggaacaatttGAGAGTGCACAAATTGATATGGAAGATTTACAAGAAGGCAAGAGTACCCTAGAACAGCAGATGCGAGCTTTAACTTCAGAGTTAGCGGTTGCAAAGGTTTCCTCAAGCCAAGCAGAAAAAGACaaagaacgtctcgaatcttcttttTCAGAGCAACAATCTAAAGCCAGCGAAGAGaacagagagttgaaggctcttttgagtcaaaaagaagtttacgctggggatctcgtgcaaagcttaactcaagcacaagaagaacTTCGAGTCTCGGCTGACAAGGTTCGTGCTTCAGAGAGctcccatgcctctcttcaagcttcttacaactccgccttggctgaatacgaagagctaaagaatgagattgctgtttgggaaaaggattatgagacccttgaagaaaaatctgctaTTGAGAtaagttgggcatttttgaattctcgtcgagataccctaattgaagctagccaagaaaacttcaacctggagtcagagttagctaagatcaatgaaaccattgaaaaagctcagcaaactcaggacttcccttctcccgtggtTGAAGCTCCCGTAAATGTTGAAGCTGATATGGGTATCCCAACTCTTTCAAGCCCAATCTTTCCTGTTgctgcaagccaagttgaaaccacatctgttgatgcacctgcccaaattgagcccaCTGCTATTGATGCTCCTGGTTTAGTTTCGCAAACTTCTTAG